From a single Xiphophorus maculatus strain JP 163 A chromosome 5, X_maculatus-5.0-male, whole genome shotgun sequence genomic region:
- the lrpap1 gene encoding alpha-2-macroglobulin receptor-associated protein: MRLQCLVAALWLGVGVMAGKYSREVNEPTQSDGGGQTAEFRIAKLNQVWEKAKRMQLTPVRQAELHSDLKIQEKDELQWKKMKVEGLDENGEKEAQLRRNFNVILAKYGMDGKRDMRPMETNSLKDHEAKDGDMFDDPKLDKLWNKAKTSGKFSNEELQSLKREFQHHKDKIHEYNILMDTVSRTEEIHKNVISPMEGDTKEHLLQQKHTELKEKMRDLNHGFQRLRKISHEGFSQDSVFREPRVIELWEAAKRANLSKDELESLKEELHHFETKVEKHHHYQEQLELSHQKLRHVESLGDTEHIKRNQEKYNTLSEKTREMGYKMKKHMQDLSNKISRQGLQHNEL, encoded by the exons ATGAGGCTGCAGTGTTTGGTGGCGGCGCTTTGGCTCGGCGTGGGTGTCATGGCAGGGAAATACTCTCGGGAGGTGAATGAGCCCACGCAGAGTGATGGCGGTGGGCAGACAGCGGAGTTCAGGATAGCTAAACTCAACCAGGTGTGGGAGAAAGCTAAACGG ATGCAGCTGACACCAGTGCGACAGGCCGAGCTGCACAGCGACCTAAAGATTCAGGAAAAAGATGAGCTgcagtggaaaaaaatgaaggtgGAAGGCTTGGATGAGAACGGGGAGAAAGAAGCCCAGCTCAGGCGCAACTTTAACG TGATCCTGGCCAAGTATGGCATGGATGGGAAACGGGACATGAGGCCGATGGAGACCAACTCCCTGAAAGACCACGAGGCCAAAGACGGAGATATGTTCGATGATCCCAAACTGGACAAACTCTGGAACAAG GCCAAGACCTCTGGGAAGTTCTCTAACGAAGAGCTGCAGAGCTTAAAGAGGGAATTCCAGCATCACAAAGACAAGATCCATGAGTACAACATCCTGATGGATACAGTCAGCAGGACAGAGG AAATTCACAAGAATGTGATCTCCCCCATGGAGGGCGACACCAAAGAGCACCTGCTGCAGCAGAAGCACACGGAGCTGAAGGAGAAAATGAGAGACCTGAACCACGGCTTCCAGCGCCTCCGCAAAATCAGCCACGAGGGTTTCTCTCAAGACAGCg TGTTTCGGGAGCCGCGTGTGATTGAACTGTGGGAGGCTGCGAAGAGGGCAAACCTCAGCAAAGATGAGCTGGAGTCTCTCAAG gaggagctgcatcaCTTTGAGACCAAGGTGGAGAAGCACCACCACTACCAGGAGCAGCTGGAGCTGTCTCACCAGAAGCTGCGACATGTTGAGTCTCTGGGAGACACTGAGCACATCAAGAGGAACCAGGAGAAGTACAACACACTCTCTGagaagaccagagagatgggtTACAAG ATGAAGAAACACATGCAGGACTTGTCCAATAAGATCTCTCGTCAGGGTCTGCAGCACAACGAGCTGTGA